Genomic DNA from Salinibacter pepae:
GCGATGAAAATGATTGCGATGTCGAAGGCCGAGGCTGAGGGCTTTTATGCGGTCCACGAGGACAAGCCGTTCTTCGACGACCTGACCGACTTCATGTCGAGCGGGCCGTGCGTGCCCGTCGTCCTGGAAAAAGAGAACGCCATCGCGGACTTCCGTGAGCTGATTGGGGCGACCGACCCCGACGAGGCGGCGGAGGGAACCATCCGGAGTGAGTTTGCCGGGTCCATCCAGGAAAACATCGTTCACGGCTCCGACTCCCCGTCGAACGGGCA
This window encodes:
- the ndk gene encoding nucleoside-diphosphate kinase; this translates as MATERTLAILKPDCVRKEKVGEVLRRIQDAGFQLRAMKMIAMSKAEAEGFYAVHEDKPFFDDLTDFMSSGPCVPVVLEKENAIADFRELIGATDPDEAAEGTIRSEFAGSIQENIVHGSDSPSNGHKEAGYFFPEHEIVANT